The proteins below are encoded in one region of Bremerella sp. P1:
- the atpD gene encoding F0F1 ATP synthase subunit beta: MSSHPENATTHGVITAVRGTVLDVQFDGKSPAIGTGLYCRVPQDDVITAYVHSHLGEGSVRAIAIDSTRGLCRGWQVTSHGRPIDVVVGDKLLGRVVDLKGTPLDGGAPIETETRWPLHRPPPPSSERRTGNEIYATGIKVIDLFCPFTSGSRVAVFGGAGVGKTIVLTEFIHNAVEGYRGVAVFAGIGERSREGFELWQELASRGFMDRTVMVFGQMKEPPGARFLVGQAALSIAEYFRDARQKDVMFVVDNVYRHVQAGMEVSGLLGRLPSRVGYQPTLAADIASLEERITATRSAGMVSVQAVYVPADDYSDPAVTHTFWHIDSALVLSRDVATEGLFPAVDPLRSTSKALDPALVGLRHYETAQEALRVLGRFEELRDLIAMLGMEELSPEDRLLVNRARRLRNFLTQPFFVAELFTGTPGRRVTPEETVEGVAAILDGKCDHLREDALFMIGALEEAIP; this comes from the coding sequence ATGAGCTCACATCCTGAAAACGCAACAACGCACGGTGTCATTACTGCCGTCCGAGGAACGGTTCTGGATGTGCAGTTCGATGGAAAAAGCCCAGCAATTGGAACCGGGCTGTATTGCCGAGTTCCCCAGGATGACGTAATCACTGCCTATGTGCATTCCCATCTCGGCGAAGGATCAGTGCGGGCAATTGCCATCGACTCGACACGTGGCCTCTGTCGCGGCTGGCAGGTGACAAGCCATGGTCGTCCTATCGACGTGGTCGTCGGAGACAAACTCCTGGGACGCGTGGTGGATTTAAAAGGAACTCCTTTGGACGGAGGAGCACCAATTGAAACGGAGACACGCTGGCCGCTTCATCGACCTCCACCGCCTTCCTCCGAACGGCGGACTGGCAATGAAATCTATGCCACAGGCATCAAAGTGATCGACCTGTTCTGCCCTTTTACGTCTGGATCGCGCGTGGCCGTTTTCGGGGGCGCTGGGGTTGGAAAGACGATCGTACTGACAGAGTTCATCCACAATGCCGTAGAAGGATACCGTGGAGTCGCCGTCTTTGCGGGAATTGGCGAGCGTTCGCGTGAAGGGTTTGAACTCTGGCAGGAATTGGCCAGTCGTGGATTCATGGATCGTACCGTGATGGTCTTTGGACAAATGAAGGAACCACCTGGTGCGCGGTTCCTGGTCGGCCAAGCGGCCCTTTCGATTGCCGAATACTTCCGCGATGCCCGCCAGAAGGATGTCATGTTCGTCGTGGATAACGTCTATCGTCACGTCCAAGCTGGAATGGAAGTCTCGGGACTCTTGGGGCGGCTGCCCTCACGTGTTGGATATCAGCCGACACTCGCCGCAGATATTGCCTCGCTAGAGGAAAGAATCACCGCCACGCGTAGCGCCGGCATGGTTTCGGTTCAGGCAGTTTACGTTCCGGCTGACGACTACTCCGATCCCGCCGTAACCCACACATTTTGGCACATCGACAGTGCCCTGGTACTTTCACGCGATGTCGCCACGGAAGGCCTCTTCCCTGCGGTCGATCCACTTCGGTCCACCTCAAAAGCCCTCGATCCGGCCTTGGTCGGGTTGCGTCACTACGAGACAGCTCAAGAAGCGCTGCGCGTCCTGGGGCGTTTCGAAGAACTTCGCGACTTGATTGCCATGCTCGGCATGGAAGAACTCTCCCCCGAGGACAGGCTTTTGGTCAACCGTGCTCGTCGATTGCGGAACTTTCTGACCCAACCCTTTTTCGTGGCCGAATTATTCACAGGTACACCTGGCCGTCGCGTCACGCCGGAAGAAACCGTCGAGGGCGTCGCGGCCATTCTGGATGGCAAGTGCGATCATCTGCGAGAAGATGCTTTATTCATGATCGGTGCCCTGGAGGAAGCGATTCCATGA
- a CDS encoding F0F1 ATP synthase subunit delta, with protein MLAGLLGWFFFKPVRKAIEQQQSEAKQLEEQSKAKLTYAENMERDLNQQRELVTQELEKMRVAARNAANQESENILAKARAEADKELDQLKLKAIQIDQTNAKRLAHFIAEKATATISKLLQEINGPEFESALIAATVSQLKSLSADGLSPVSVETATELDVPARERLRSALRQPEDSVTFRVVPELIGGVRISTAQGLVDASIAGLTRYAEQELLQELGRHSGDTST; from the coding sequence ATGCTCGCCGGATTACTCGGCTGGTTTTTCTTTAAACCGGTTCGGAAAGCTATTGAGCAACAGCAGAGCGAAGCAAAGCAGCTCGAAGAACAGTCGAAAGCGAAACTCACGTATGCAGAGAACATGGAGCGTGACCTAAACCAACAGCGAGAACTCGTTACGCAAGAGCTTGAGAAGATGCGTGTCGCAGCCAGGAACGCAGCCAATCAGGAGAGCGAGAACATTCTAGCCAAAGCCCGAGCGGAAGCTGACAAGGAACTGGACCAGCTTAAACTTAAAGCGATTCAAATTGATCAGACCAACGCGAAACGATTGGCTCACTTTATCGCGGAAAAGGCTACGGCAACGATCAGTAAGCTTTTGCAGGAAATCAATGGTCCAGAATTCGAATCGGCACTGATCGCTGCCACCGTTTCCCAGTTAAAGTCCCTCTCTGCCGACGGCCTTTCCCCGGTATCAGTCGAAACGGCAACTGAACTTGACGTTCCGGCGAGAGAGCGGCTTCGTTCGGCTCTTCGTCAGCCTGAAGATTCGGTAACGTTTCGTGTCGTTCCCGAATTGATTGGAGGGGTTCGCATTTCAACCGCCCAGGGACTAGTCGACGCCTCCATTGCCGGGCTAACACGCTACGCAGAACAGGAATTATTGCAGGAGCTGGGCCGTCATTCAGGAGATACCTCCACATGA
- the atpB gene encoding F0F1 ATP synthase subunit A has protein sequence MNVRVFGDPRLFEIGPIPITETMLSSLTVSVVLLLLALWMRWSVTHRPDSFLAALACIVVRRIDQSVQDILGKTNPAVAGLAGSLFLFIAGCNISGQFPGVHPATASLATTSALAIVVFLTVPLAGIRARGLGGYLKHYFSPNPLLFPLHLVSEISRTVALAMRLFGNVMSGHLVVGLLVALAGVLVPMPFMALDLLIGMLQAYIFAILSTLFIGAAIGPEENA, from the coding sequence ATGAACGTTCGTGTCTTCGGCGATCCGCGATTATTTGAAATCGGCCCAATTCCAATCACCGAGACGATGCTCAGTTCGCTGACAGTGTCTGTCGTATTGCTTCTGCTAGCTCTCTGGATGCGATGGTCCGTTACTCACCGCCCTGATTCTTTCTTGGCGGCACTTGCGTGTATCGTCGTCCGACGGATTGACCAGTCGGTTCAAGATATTCTCGGCAAGACCAATCCAGCCGTCGCGGGCTTGGCGGGCAGCCTGTTCCTATTCATTGCCGGATGTAATATATCGGGACAGTTTCCAGGAGTTCATCCGGCGACGGCCAGTTTGGCAACAACCTCCGCTCTGGCAATTGTGGTCTTCCTAACGGTTCCCCTTGCGGGCATTCGAGCACGTGGACTGGGCGGATATCTCAAGCACTACTTCTCGCCCAACCCCCTTCTCTTTCCGTTGCATCTGGTTTCCGAGATATCTCGTACCGTCGCCTTGGCGATGCGACTATTCGGCAACGTGATGTCAGGACACCTTGTCGTCGGCCTATTGGTAGCCCTGGCAGGCGTCTTGGTTCCCATGCCATTTATGGCTCTCGATTTGCTGATCGGGATGCTGCAAGCATATATCTTCGCAATACTCTCTACGCTATTCATAGGAGCCGCGATCGGCCCCGAGGAGAACGCATGA
- a CDS encoding F0F1 ATP synthase subunit alpha, translated as MNDVEHLTKRLEEAADKLDLAAGIRLRGFVQGVGDGVAQVAGLGDVGYEELLRFDSGALGMAYDLAESSTGVILLTGTEKVHQGEGVRGEHRLPQLPVGAAALGRIIDPLGNPLDEGPPLPTHSMRPLFQPAPNIVDRRSVDESLWTGVMAIDAAISIGRGQRELIVGDRNVGKTSLAIDIVAAQKLGDVACVYVIVGQPMSRVITLRTTLEKAGCLENTAIIAADASSSPGMQYLAPYAGASLAESFRESGGHALVVYDDLTKHADAYRELALLLGRPPGREAFPGDIFYIHAELLERACAVCDDEGGGSVTAFPLIETTDGDISSYIPTNLISITDGQIYLDSVRFERNQRPAIDVGRSVSRIGSIAQSPPMRKAAKNLKIQLSRCESLESLSRMGLEMDAGMQQTLRRGRQLRELLRQGRLQARDQIEQIIALTAVMKDWLHNVPLKDTKRFVEQLTAIVRSEQVEFTEKLFKSELPEEDWMEAVAAAADRIRSLYRKEESR; from the coding sequence ATGAACGACGTTGAACATCTAACAAAGCGTCTTGAGGAGGCGGCCGACAAGTTGGATTTGGCCGCAGGGATTCGCCTCCGTGGATTCGTCCAAGGCGTGGGTGACGGCGTCGCTCAGGTTGCCGGGCTAGGTGATGTTGGATACGAAGAATTATTACGATTCGACTCAGGTGCCTTGGGAATGGCCTATGACCTGGCCGAATCGAGTACCGGTGTCATTCTTCTAACTGGTACTGAAAAGGTTCATCAGGGAGAGGGAGTCCGTGGGGAACATCGCCTACCGCAGTTGCCAGTCGGAGCGGCCGCGCTCGGCCGGATAATCGACCCACTTGGAAATCCGCTCGACGAAGGTCCTCCACTTCCAACCCATTCTATGCGGCCACTCTTTCAACCAGCTCCCAATATCGTCGATCGAAGATCAGTCGACGAGTCCTTGTGGACTGGGGTTATGGCAATTGATGCCGCGATCTCTATCGGACGAGGGCAGAGGGAATTGATTGTCGGCGATCGCAATGTCGGCAAAACATCCTTGGCAATTGATATCGTTGCTGCACAAAAGCTAGGCGATGTTGCGTGTGTTTATGTCATCGTAGGACAGCCTATGTCGCGTGTCATAACCCTTCGAACAACCTTGGAGAAGGCCGGCTGCCTGGAGAATACCGCCATCATTGCAGCCGACGCTTCGTCTTCGCCTGGAATGCAATACCTGGCACCCTATGCCGGAGCAAGCCTTGCAGAATCATTTCGAGAGTCCGGAGGGCACGCCCTCGTCGTTTACGATGATCTGACGAAACACGCGGATGCCTACCGCGAACTGGCGCTCCTCTTGGGGCGTCCCCCCGGTCGGGAAGCGTTCCCTGGTGACATTTTTTACATCCACGCCGAGCTTTTGGAGCGTGCCTGCGCTGTCTGCGATGACGAAGGAGGAGGCTCCGTCACTGCTTTTCCTTTGATCGAGACTACCGATGGCGATATCTCTTCCTATATTCCAACCAATCTGATTTCCATTACAGACGGGCAGATCTATCTCGACTCTGTCCGATTCGAGCGGAATCAGCGTCCGGCGATCGACGTAGGCCGAAGTGTGTCGCGTATCGGCAGCATCGCGCAGAGCCCTCCGATGCGGAAAGCAGCGAAGAATCTGAAGATTCAGTTATCTCGTTGCGAGTCCCTTGAATCGCTCAGCCGCATGGGACTCGAAATGGATGCGGGGATGCAGCAGACGCTCCGACGCGGGCGACAACTAAGAGAATTGCTTCGTCAGGGACGCCTACAGGCGAGGGACCAGATCGAGCAGATCATTGCGCTGACAGCAGTCATGAAAGACTGGCTGCATAACGTTCCACTGAAGGACACCAAACGCTTTGTCGAGCAATTGACTGCTATTGTTCGTTCCGAGCAAGTAGAGTTCACCGAAAAGCTTTTCAAGTCGGAGCTGCCTGAGGAAGATTGGATGGAAGCAGTCGCTGCGGCAGCAGATCGAATTCGGTCGTTGTATCGCAAGGAGGAGAGCCGGTGA
- a CDS encoding F0F1 ATP synthase subunit C — translation MTDLTVIQMVSIIAAAVTMAFGAVGAAIGESKIAAAAMDALARQPDESASITRTLFVSLAMVESTAIFCLVIALILIFANPFTTG, via the coding sequence ATGACTGACCTAACCGTAATTCAAATGGTTTCGATTATTGCTGCGGCCGTCACGATGGCATTCGGTGCTGTCGGAGCTGCGATTGGAGAAAGCAAAATCGCTGCGGCTGCCATGGATGCTTTGGCCCGCCAGCCCGACGAATCGGCTTCGATCACCCGCACGCTTTTCGTCAGCTTGGCGATGGTGGAATCAACTGCCATTTTCTGTCTTGTCATCGCACTGATCCTGATCTTCGCCAACCCTTTCACAACAGGTTAG
- a CDS encoding AtpZ/AtpI family protein, translating into MNDSFPDRRRRKLRAAVQRDISRRGRREHGAQSFWHSLAVLGMVGWPIALASVGGAMAGHYLDVRFDTGVHFTLMLLTLGTLLGCIAAWQALKGKL; encoded by the coding sequence ATGAACGATTCATTTCCAGATCGACGCCGCCGAAAGTTGCGGGCAGCAGTACAACGAGACATTTCACGTCGTGGTCGCAGAGAACATGGAGCCCAGTCGTTCTGGCATTCCCTGGCTGTGCTGGGAATGGTCGGTTGGCCTATTGCCCTGGCATCCGTAGGCGGGGCAATGGCAGGGCACTACCTGGACGTCCGTTTTGACACCGGCGTTCACTTTACCTTGATGTTGCTAACGCTTGGTACGCTTCTGGGTTGCATTGCGGCATGGCAAGCTTTGAAAGGAAAACTCTAG